The Bacteroidales bacterium DNA segment GATTATTGTCAGAAAAATAATATTCAATGGACAAATGCTCCGGCTTGTAATTCGGGCTCGGTTATGCAATATGTTGCTTCGGCTCTTGTGAGCCTTTCTTATAAATACAATTTTAATTTTCCCGAAAAAACCATTGGTATTATTGGCTATGGTAATGTGGGTTCTAAAGTTACTAAACTTACGTCGGCTCTTGGTTTTAATGTTTTAATTAATGATCCTCCTTTGTATAGATCGGGCGTATTAACAGATTCAGTTTCCCTAAATGAAATTATAGAAAAAGCCGATATTATTACTTTTCATGTTCCTCTGAACAAGCAAGGTATTGATAAGACTTTATATATGGGAAATAAGGAATTCTTTAACTCTATAAAATCATCGGCTATTATAATTAATACTTCCAGAGGTAATGTGATAGATGGTGATGCGCTTAAAAATGCATTAAAAAACAAGCAAATAAAGGGTGCTGTATTGGATGTGTGGGAGAATGAACCGTACATTGATTTGGAATTACTTGATTTAGTAGATTATGCTACGCCACATATTGCCGGCTATTCAGCCGATGGAAAAGCAAATGGAACCGCAATGAGTGTACAAGCCATTAGTGATTTTTTTGGTTTTGGTTTAAAAAATTGGTTTCCATCAAATATTCCAACGCCACCGAATACGGAAATAAATATTAAAGCTGATTTAGATGATGAAAAAGACATTTTATCAAAATGTGTTTTATCTACTTACGATATTCAAAGCGATCATGATCGCTTAATAAAATCTGTTGATACTTTTGAAAATCAAAGAGGAGAATATCCTATCCGTTGCGAATTTGGAAATTACTTTGTTAAAATTCAGGCCAACAATTCCTCTTTAGAAAAGCGAATAAAGAACTTAGGTTTTAAACTCTGATATAAGGCACCATTTTGGCTGTTAAACCCATTTCTTTCCAAATAGTATTTACAGCAATTTCCCATTTTAAAGCACTCACTCCAAGACGAGTTCCGGCAATGCGATAAGCGGCGTCTTTGTAAAAAATTTCCAATCGCTCTTTAGTTTGAGGGTTGATGGTTTGTAAGTCGATGAAATTAAACTCAAGACTTTCTTTTCTTTCTAAGAAATCTATACGGATTTTATCACGATATAAATGAACATCTGCCAAGCCAATAGTAACTAATTTTCCTTTTGCATCATTTTTGAAAATTTCCATTTTCTTATCTGTAAAAATGGGTTTGTTAAAATTGTCGAGATATTTTTTACGAACAAAATTAACTAACTCTTTCTCTTCCCAATCAAACCAATCTCTGATATTATCAAAGTAGAGTTTCCCATTGTTTTTATGCTCAAAAAAACCATAATCATCAATATGAATGGAGTAATTGCATTCTTCACATTTAAAATCATTTCCTTGAGCCCTAAAAGAATCAATAGCATGGCATTCAGGACAAAGATAAAGAGCGTGACCAATATGTTCTGCACGTTTGGACGATTTGATTTTTCCCATTCTATTCTTTTGGTAAGTCACTTCATCATGTTTCATTCCTTCGGTTAAACCTTCAAAAAGAGTTTGGGAATCCATAGCTACTACATCTTCTTTTGTAAAAAGTAATTTGTATTCTACCTCCAAAGGATAAGAACGTAACTTAAAAGTCCAACGCGGATGCATAAGATTCATTCCTTTTAAAACAGTAACAACAACAGGCACTTTCAGCATTTTTATCAATTTTCCGATAGAGGGATCCATAGGTGATGTTGAGCCTGACCAATTACGAACGGCCTCGGGAAAAATTCCTATATTTTCACCTTGCTTTATAACGGTAACTATATCGCGAATAACCTGACTATCGCGCATGTTTTTCTTTTTGGGAATAGTACCTAATCGGGTTAGGAAAAAACGAAGTAAAGGATTACGGAAAACAGCATCTGAAGAAACAAAATGAGTGAAATGCGGTAAAAAATGTCCAGCGACAAAAGGATCCCAAAAGCCCACATGATTAGATAAAACTAAATAAGGTGGTTGCAGATTCTTTACTTCTTTGGGAAGCTTCTTTTTTACCTTATAATAGCGAATGAAGGAAGAAAATAAGAGATGAACTAAGAATCGAATAACTAAATTAGTAGTGTAAGCTT contains these protein-coding regions:
- a CDS encoding 4-phosphoerythronate dehydrogenase → DYCQKNNIQWTNAPACNSGSVMQYVASALVSLSYKYNFNFPEKTIGIIGYGNVGSKVTKLTSALGFNVLINDPPLYRSGVLTDSVSLNEIIEKADIITFHVPLNKQGIDKTLYMGNKEFFNSIKSSAIIINTSRGNVIDGDALKNALKNKQIKGAVLDVWENEPYIDLELLDLVDYATPHIAGYSADGKANGTAMSVQAISDFFGFGLKNWFPSNIPTPPNTEINIKADLDDEKDILSKCVLSTYDIQSDHDRLIKSVDTFENQRGEYPIRCEFGNYFVKIQANNSSLEKRIKNLGFKL
- a CDS encoding 1-acyl-sn-glycerol-3-phosphate acyltransferase, giving the protein MKQKKAYTTNLVIRFLVHLLFSSFIRYYKVKKKLPKEVKNLQPPYLVLSNHVGFWDPFVAGHFLPHFTHFVSSDAVFRNPLLRFFLTRLGTIPKKKNMRDSQVIRDIVTVIKQGENIGIFPEAVRNWSGSTSPMDPSIGKLIKMLKVPVVVTVLKGMNLMHPRWTFKLRSYPLEVEYKLLFTKEDVVAMDSQTLFEGLTEGMKHDEVTYQKNRMGKIKSSKRAEHIGHALYLCPECHAIDSFRAQGNDFKCEECNYSIHIDDYGFFEHKNNGKLYFDNIRDWFDWEEKELVNFVRKKYLDNFNKPIFTDKKMEIFKNDAKGKLVTIGLADVHLYRDKIRIDFLERKESLEFNFIDLQTINPQTKERLEIFYKDAAYRIAGTRLGVSALKWEIAVNTIWKEMGLTAKMVPYIRV